From one Esox lucius isolate fEsoLuc1 chromosome 11, fEsoLuc1.pri, whole genome shotgun sequence genomic stretch:
- the LOC105029451 gene encoding transcription factor Sox-9-A, producing MNLLDPFLKMTDEQEKCLSDAPSPSMSEDSVGSPCPSGSGSDTENTRPSDNHLLLGPDGVLSEFKKDEQDKFPVCIRDAVSQVLKGYDWTLVPMPVRVNGSSKNKPHVKRPMNAFMVWAQAARRKLADQYPHLHNAELSKTLGKLWRLLNEGEKRPFVEEAERLRVQHKKDHPDYKYQPRRRKSVKNGQSEPEDGDQTHISPGAIFKALQQADSPASSMGEVHSPIEHSGPTQGPPTPPTTPKTDLPAGKADLKREGRPLQEGTGRQLNIDFRDVDIGELSSDVISNIEAFDVNEFDQYLPPHGHPGVPGTQTGYSGSYGGVVAGSVSQPGAGGHSWMSKQQQHSLTALGGSGISGGEQGQSQGRTTQIKTEQLSPSHYSEQQGSPPQHVTYGSFNLQHYSSSSYPSITRTQYDYSDHQGGANSYYSPAGAQGSGLYPFSSYMNPSQRPMYTPIADPTGVPSVPSQTHSPQHWEQQPVYTQLSRP from the exons ATGAATCTACTCGACCCCTTTCTGAAGATGACAGACGAACAGGAGAAGTGTCTCTCCGACGCTCCAAGCCCCAGCATGTCTGAGGATTCGGTTGGCTCACCGTGCCCGTCTGGCTCTGGCTCAGACACCGAGAATACCAGGCCGTCCGACAATCATCTGTTACTGGGTCCGGACGGTGTGCTCAGCGAGTTCAAGAAGGATGAGCAGGACAAGTTCCCCGTTTGCATCAGGGATGCAGTTTCTCAGGTGCTGAAAGGTTACGACTGGACCTTGGTACCCATGCCAGTACGAGTGAACGGCTCCAGCAAAAATAAGCCCCATGTCAAAAGACCCATGAACGCCTTCATGGTGTGGGCTCAAGCCGCCCGGAGGAAACTTGCGGACCAGTACCCGCATCTCCACAACGCAGAACTCAGCAAAACCCTTGGCAAACTCTGGAG ATTACTCAACGAAGGCGAGAAGCGTCCATTCGTAGAGGAGGCAGAACGTTTGAGGGTGCAGCACAAAAAAGATCACCCCGACTACAAGTACCAGCCCAGACGTAGAAAATCCGTCAAAAACGGACAAAGTGAGCCAGAGGACGGCGATCAAACCCACATCTCTCCTGGCGCTATCTTCAAGGCGCTCCAGCAAGCCGACTCCCCCGCGTCCAGTATGGGCGAAGTGCATTCTCCCATTGAACATTCAG GCCCGACCCAGGGTCCACCTACACCACCAACTACCCCCAAGACAGACCTGCCCGCGGGCAAGGCCGACCTGAAGCGCGAAGGCCGACCCCTGCAAGAAGGCACAGGCCGGCAGCTCAACATCGACTTCCGGGACGTGGATATTGGTGAGCTGAGCAGCGACGTCATCTCCAACATAGAGGCCTTCGACGTCAATGAGTTCGACCAGTATCTGCCGCCTCACGGCCACCCCGGCGTGCCCGGCACCCAGACCGGCTATTCTGGCAGCTATGGTGGCGTCGTTGCCGGCTCCGTCAGCCAGCCGGGCGCTGGAGGCCACAGCTGGATGTCCAAACAGCAGCAGCACTCCCTTACCGCGTTGGGCGGAAGCGGCATTAGTGGGGGGGAGCAAGGCCAGAGCCAGGGGAGAACCACCCAGATCAAGACAGAGCAGCTGAGCCCCAGCCACTACAGCGAGCAGCAGGGTTCCCCTCCGCAGCATGTCACCTACGGCTCCTTCAATCTGCAGCACTACAGCTCCTCGTCCTACCCGTCGATCACCCGCACGCAGTATGACTATTCCGACCACCAGGGCGGCGCCAACTCCTACTACAGTCCCGCTGGGGCCCAGGGCTCAGGGCTCTATCCTTTCAGCAGCTATATGAACCCCAGCCAGAGGCCAATGTACACCCCCATTGCCGACCCCACGGGAGTCCCCTCGGTTCCCTCCCAGACCCACAGTCCACAGCACTGGGAGCAGCAGCCTGTTTACACACAGCTCTCCAGGCCCTGA